A window from Argopecten irradians isolate NY chromosome 3, Ai_NY, whole genome shotgun sequence encodes these proteins:
- the LOC138318884 gene encoding lysosomal proton-coupled steroid conjugate and bile acid symporter SLC46A3-like isoform X1: MVAMSYANESKPLLEQAHNSESASNIQWNRTHLDTTGYSQTKKKQVLTTVTVGNFNSQQDITYNDIDNVSTNRSSDNEIVPEEWEEKCPSSEQTLLPVIHEEPRRNCSGVLCLQRVYICLVVSLYYFAIMIDDEAWPQLVRSRVVKDMGVNLSQIKSEHCAVNITVANNTDVQVQKRSATINTYFLIAAYIPAIFSNLVIGRLSDKFGRKIGLFTAIAGAILKYSSIAVCIHYDLDIDISYAGFILYGLSGTYTVASQTSNACAADITEAGKDRTFFFSVIAFFKGFTSMLGQILVGYIIQYVEQFFVYVIAIGVMVCTFFIVAFCLSSSPQSENLNIKHNEESHQPTTENKRDVLTRSTRALQCALLAAYILTCLRDMGVTTVASLYVLDSPFCWTSVKIGWLLSMFSGCKLVGLFLVGLFQKCVSDVTIVTTGTIMTAASFFIFTFAYDDVMIFSVPVLGFMGDLGYPLTSSMLSGVTSLDKQGFVFSLLGLVESAGTLFSGLCLNTLYFATVGWMNGFVFLLAAVICLLCVPLYMYYSVASNMDRRDGTKPTTSSSSH, translated from the exons ATGGTCGCGATGTCATACGCAAATGAAAGCAAGCCGTTATTGGAACAAGCACATAATTCAGAATCAGCAAGCAACATACAATGGAATCGAACTCATTTAGACACAACTGGTTATTCTCAGACAAAGAAAAAACAGGTACTGACGACAGTCACAGTGGGAAACTTTAACTCCCAACAGGATATAACATATAATGACATTGACAACGTGTCTACAAATCGGTCTTCAGACAATGAAATCGTGCCCGAGGAGTGGGAAGAAAAATGTCCATCGTCCGAGCAGACGTTACTTCCGGTCATACATGAGGAACCAAGAAGAAACTGTAGTGGAGTTCTTTGCCTACAGCGAGTGTATATCTGTCTTGTTGTATCACTCTATTACTTTGCGATTATGATTGACGATGAGGCCTGGCCACAACTCGTACGTAGTCGGGTGGTAAAGGATATGGGGGTCAACTTGTCACAAATAAAAAGTGAACATTGCGCAGTGAACATCACAGTCGCCAATAACACCGATGTTCAAGTTCAAAAACGGAGCGCAACCATCAATACCTATTTCCTGATAGCGGCATACATTCCGGCAATTTTCTCGAACCTTGTCATAGGAAGATTGTCGGATAAATTCGGGAGGAAAATCGGGTTGTTTACAGCCATTGCAGGTGCCATTTTGAAATACTCTTCCATTGCAGTTTGTATACATTATGACTTGGATATTGATATAAGCTATGCTGGTTTTATTCTTTATGGACTTTCTGGAACTTACACTGTCGCTTCACAGACATCAAATGCTTGTGCTGCGGACATAACTGAAGCAGGAAAAGATCGAACCTTCTTCTTTTCGGTTATTGCTTTCTTCAAAGGGTTTACATCTATGCTGGGCCAAATCCTCGTTGGCTACATCATACAATATGTCGAACAGTTCTTTGTTTATGTCATTGCTATAGGTGTAATGGTGTGTACGTTCTTCATTGTTGCTTTCTGTCTTTCTAGTTCGCCACAAAGTGAAAACCTCAATATCAAGCATAATGAAGAATCACATCAACCcacaacagaaaacaaaagagatGTTCTTACGAGATCTACTCGCGCGTTACAGTGCGCGCTCCTTGCCGCGTACATCCTCACGTGTTTACGTGACATGGGAGTGACGACAGTAGCATCTTTGTACGTATTAGATTCTCCTTTTTGTTGGACGTCTGTAAAGATTGGATGGCTGTTATCAATGTTCTCGGGCTGTAAACTTGTTGGCTTGTTTTTGGTGGGACTGTTTCAGAAATGTGTTAGTGACGTCACTATTGTTACCACGGGGACAATCATGACTGCAGCCTCgttttttattttcacattcGCCTATGATGACGTCATGATTTTCAGTG TTCCCGTATTAGGATTTATGGGGGATCTGGGATATCCGTTGACCAGTTCTATGCTGTCCGGGGTCACTTCGCTGGACAAACAAG GGTTTGTGTTTTCTCTGCTGGGGTTGGTAGAGAGTGCTGGTACATTGTTCAGTGGCCTCTGTCTCAACACACTGTACTTCGCCACGGTTGGGTGGATGAATGGGTTTGTCTTCCTGCTGGCTGCCGTCATCTGTCTTCTGTGTGTTCCGCTCTACAT
- the LOC138318884 gene encoding uncharacterized protein isoform X2: MVAMSYANESKPLLEQAHNSESASNIQWNRTHLDTTGYSQTKKKQVLTTVTVGNFNSQQDITYNDIDNVSTNRSSDNEIVPEEWEEKCPSSEQTLLPVIHEEPRRNCSGVLCLQRVYICLVVSLYYFAIMIDDEAWPQLVRSRVVKDMGVNLSQIKSEHCAVNITVANNTDVQVQKRSATINTYFLIAAYIPAIFSNLVIGRLSDKFGRKIGLFTAIAGAILKYSSIAVCIHYDLDIDISYAGFILYGLSGTYTVASQTSNACAADITEAGKDRTFFFSVIAFFKGFTSMLGQILVGYIIQYVEQFFVYVIAIGVMVCTFFIVAFCLSSSPQSENLNIKHNEESHQPTTENKRDVLTRSTRALQCALLAAYILTCLRDMGVTTVASFSRIRIYGGSGISVDQFYAVRGHFAGQTRVCVFSAGVGRECWYIVQWPLSQHTVLRHGWVDEWVCLPAGCRHLSSVCSALHVLLGSLQHG, from the exons ATGGTCGCGATGTCATACGCAAATGAAAGCAAGCCGTTATTGGAACAAGCACATAATTCAGAATCAGCAAGCAACATACAATGGAATCGAACTCATTTAGACACAACTGGTTATTCTCAGACAAAGAAAAAACAGGTACTGACGACAGTCACAGTGGGAAACTTTAACTCCCAACAGGATATAACATATAATGACATTGACAACGTGTCTACAAATCGGTCTTCAGACAATGAAATCGTGCCCGAGGAGTGGGAAGAAAAATGTCCATCGTCCGAGCAGACGTTACTTCCGGTCATACATGAGGAACCAAGAAGAAACTGTAGTGGAGTTCTTTGCCTACAGCGAGTGTATATCTGTCTTGTTGTATCACTCTATTACTTTGCGATTATGATTGACGATGAGGCCTGGCCACAACTCGTACGTAGTCGGGTGGTAAAGGATATGGGGGTCAACTTGTCACAAATAAAAAGTGAACATTGCGCAGTGAACATCACAGTCGCCAATAACACCGATGTTCAAGTTCAAAAACGGAGCGCAACCATCAATACCTATTTCCTGATAGCGGCATACATTCCGGCAATTTTCTCGAACCTTGTCATAGGAAGATTGTCGGATAAATTCGGGAGGAAAATCGGGTTGTTTACAGCCATTGCAGGTGCCATTTTGAAATACTCTTCCATTGCAGTTTGTATACATTATGACTTGGATATTGATATAAGCTATGCTGGTTTTATTCTTTATGGACTTTCTGGAACTTACACTGTCGCTTCACAGACATCAAATGCTTGTGCTGCGGACATAACTGAAGCAGGAAAAGATCGAACCTTCTTCTTTTCGGTTATTGCTTTCTTCAAAGGGTTTACATCTATGCTGGGCCAAATCCTCGTTGGCTACATCATACAATATGTCGAACAGTTCTTTGTTTATGTCATTGCTATAGGTGTAATGGTGTGTACGTTCTTCATTGTTGCTTTCTGTCTTTCTAGTTCGCCACAAAGTGAAAACCTCAATATCAAGCATAATGAAGAATCACATCAACCcacaacagaaaacaaaagagatGTTCTTACGAGATCTACTCGCGCGTTACAGTGCGCGCTCCTTGCCGCGTACATCCTCACGTGTTTACGTGACATGGGAGTGACGACAGTAGCATCTTT TTCCCGTATTAGGATTTATGGGGGATCTGGGATATCCGTTGACCAGTTCTATGCTGTCCGGGGTCACTTCGCTGGACAAACAAG GGTTTGTGTTTTCTCTGCTGGGGTTGGTAGAGAGTGCTGGTACATTGTTCAGTGGCCTCTGTCTCAACACACTGTACTTCGCCACGGTTGGGTGGATGAATGGGTTTGTCTTCCTGCTGGCTGCCGTCATCTGTCTTCTGTGTGTTCCGCTCTACAT